One window from the genome of Acinetobacter sp. ANC 7912 encodes:
- a CDS encoding IS1595-like element ISAcra1 family transposase has protein sequence MIENSKLSHYKIKKIIQCFCVDIPASKTALLLNLNRNTINYWYMLFRETIYDHQTDLRAKFVGSIEVDESYFGAKRQRGFHGKLKRGRGTLKQPVFGIFERNGRVYTEIVPDCKMKTLQEVIIGKVSLESVIYSDGWRGYNGLVDVGYSKHFRVNHGANEFARGECHINGIESFWSFCKRRLAKFNGISKEYFDYHLKETEWRWMREPNELATELWNLIR, from the coding sequence ATGATAGAAAACAGTAAATTAAGTCACTACAAGATTAAAAAAATTATTCAATGCTTTTGTGTTGATATTCCTGCTTCCAAAACAGCCTTATTACTCAATTTAAATCGTAATACGATTAACTATTGGTACATGCTTTTTAGAGAAACTATCTATGATCATCAAACAGATTTAAGAGCTAAGTTTGTTGGTTCAATAGAAGTAGATGAAAGCTATTTTGGAGCGAAAAGGCAACGTGGGTTTCATGGAAAGTTAAAGCGTGGTCGTGGGACTCTAAAACAGCCAGTATTTGGAATATTCGAACGTAATGGGCGCGTCTATACTGAAATCGTACCTGACTGTAAAATGAAGACTTTACAAGAGGTTATCATTGGTAAAGTTTCACTTGAGAGTGTGATTTATAGTGATGGATGGCGTGGCTATAATGGTCTTGTTGATGTGGGTTATTCAAAGCATTTTAGGGTAAATCACGGAGCAAATGAGTTTGCTAGAGGAGAATGTCATATAAATGGAATAGAATCATTTTGGAGCTTTTGTAAAAGAAGGCTAGCAAAGTTTAACGGCATATCAAAAGAGTACTTTGATTATCATCTTAAAGAAACTGAATGGCGTTGGATGAGGGAACCTAATGAGTTAGCAACTGAGCTGTGGAACCTCATTAGGTAA
- the ahpC gene encoding alkyl hydroperoxide reductase subunit C — MSLINTEVKPFNATAYHNGQFVEVSEQDMKGKWSVVFFYPADFTFVCPTELGDLADQYAEFQKLGVEIYSVSTDTHFTHKAWHDTSDVIGKIQYPMIGDPTWTLAKNFEVLIEADGLADRGTFVIDPDGKIQIVEINAGGIGRDAQELLRKVKAAQYVHAHPGEVCPAKWKEGDATLAPSIDLVGKI, encoded by the coding sequence ATGAGTTTAATCAATACTGAAGTTAAGCCATTCAACGCAACTGCTTACCACAACGGTCAATTCGTTGAAGTTTCAGAACAGGACATGAAAGGCAAATGGTCTGTTGTATTTTTCTATCCTGCTGACTTCACTTTCGTTTGTCCAACAGAATTAGGCGATCTTGCTGATCAATATGCTGAATTCCAGAAACTGGGCGTAGAAATCTACTCAGTCTCTACAGACACGCACTTCACGCACAAAGCTTGGCACGATACTTCTGACGTGATTGGTAAAATCCAGTACCCAATGATCGGTGACCCAACTTGGACTCTGGCGAAAAACTTTGAAGTGCTGATCGAAGCTGATGGTCTGGCAGATCGTGGTACTTTCGTGATCGACCCAGACGGTAAAATCCAGATCGTTGAAATCAACGCCGGTGGTATTGGTCGTGACGCACAAGAACTGCTGCGTAAAGTAAAAGCAGCTCAATACGTACACGCTCACCCAGGCGAAGTTTGCCCAGCTAAATGGAAAGAAGGCGACGCAACTCTTGCTCCTTCAATCGACCTAGTTGGTAAAATCTAA
- a CDS encoding TetR/AcrR family transcriptional regulator, with product MSALYLAALKDQSSRRLEALSQVQGIEQGIHAIIQSYIDWVVSYPDFARFLYAAHHSVQTGGHYHTLEQSNSERNQDLKAWLVKQPDAERLKAIPTALLMSLVIGPTESYCCAWLSGRVKDSPQQYIQALAQSAWDSLQHFSKI from the coding sequence GTGTCTGCGCTATATTTAGCTGCTTTAAAGGATCAGTCTAGTCGCCGTCTGGAAGCTTTATCCCAGGTTCAAGGTATAGAGCAGGGTATTCATGCCATTATCCAGAGCTATATTGATTGGGTGGTAAGCTATCCCGACTTTGCCCGTTTTCTTTATGCTGCACATCACTCGGTACAGACAGGCGGACATTATCATACTCTAGAACAAAGCAATAGCGAGCGTAATCAGGACTTAAAAGCATGGCTGGTAAAACAGCCAGATGCAGAACGTTTAAAAGCTATACCGACCGCTTTATTGATGTCTTTGGTGATCGGGCCAACTGAAAGTTATTGCTGTGCCTGGCTGTCGGGGCGTGTCAAGGATTCTCCCCAGCAATATATACAGGCATTAGCGCAGTCTGCTTGGGATTCGCTACAGCATTTTTCCAAAATTTAA